A stretch of the Festucalex cinctus isolate MCC-2025b chromosome 20, RoL_Fcin_1.0, whole genome shotgun sequence genome encodes the following:
- the mbtps2 gene encoding membrane-bound transcription factor site-2 protease — MIPVSLLVCVLAGWCAVYLADTLLRSSPTHRIGYESWLARRGLMLSPFHVRWQTTIFNRLFAYCARIHPRALYLWFNSGLVFGVVAMLVSVVLLVKTLQQTLAQMTTDNPRIGAQQALQVVVPGVNLPTSHLVYFFLALLLSGVIHELGHAVAALREQVRVNGFGMFVFVVYPGAFVDLFTTHLNIVSPAQQLRIFCAGVWHNFVLCVVALAFLFLLPLFLFPFYSTSAGALVTEVAQGSAADGPRGLSSGDIVTALEECPVAGVDDWNGCLSRLAHAPQTGYCVPAAGLQPSWAHGRAFKRLDGTMDCCSNNSLTDLCFSYIKPHTSEREYACMPVRKMVTGTRVCRGDRDCDAGAGPAICVTPSLQNQTRFIRVVHPPEAHMLFVGYPPHLQHSVSLTNFVPRFSFLHLDLPVFLETFCKYVFSLSGALAVVNSVPCFALDGQWMLNALLEATLASVVPERHKRELVGFFLLLAGSALLAANVALGLWMVTAR, encoded by the exons TCGTCGCCGACACATCGGATTGGCTACGAGTCCTGGCTGGCCAGACGAGGCCTGATGCTGTCCCCATTCCACGTCAGGTGGCAAACGACCATTTTCAACCGGCTGTTTGCGTACTGCGCGCGCATTCATCCGCGAGCGCTCTACCTGTG GTTTAACAGCGGCCTGGTGTTCGGCGTGGTGGCCATGCTGGTGTCGGTTGTGTTGCTGGTGAAGACGCTGCAGCAGACCCTCGCTCAGATGACCACAGACAATCCGCGTATCGGAGCCCAGCAGGCCTTGCAGGTGGTG gtTCCTGGCGTCAACCTCCCCACCAGTCACCTGGTGTACTTCTTCCTGGCGCTGTTGCTCAGCGGTGTCATACATGAGCTGGGCCACGCGGTGGCAGCATTGAG GGAGCAGGTGCGCGTGAACGGCTTTGGCATGTTCGTGTTTGTGGTGTACCCCGGCGCCTTTGTGGATCTCTTCACCACGCACCTCAACATCGTATCGCCCGCCCAGCAGCTGCGCATCTTTTGTGCCG GTGTGTGGCACAATTTTGTGTTGTGCGTGGTGGCGTTGGCGTTCCTCTTCCTCTTGCCGCTCTTCCTGTTCCCGTTTTACTCCACCAGCGCGGGGGCGCTGGTCACCGAGGTGGCGCAG GGCTCGGCGGCGGACGGGCCCCGGGGCCTGTCGTCGGGGGACATCGTGACGGCCCTGGAGGAGTGTCCCGTGGCAGGGGTGGACGACTGGAACGGCTGCCTGTCTCGCCTGGCTCACGCACCGCAGACGGGATACTGCGTGCCCGCCGCCGGCCTGCAGCCCAGCTGGGCTCACGGACGAG CGTTCAAGCGGCTGGACGGGACGATGGACTGCTGCAGCAACAACAGCCTGACGGACCTTTGCTTCTCTTACATCAAACCGCACACTTCGGAAAGAGAG TACGCCTGTATGCCGGTGCGCAAAATGGTGACGGGCACGCGGGTATGCCGCGGCGACCGCGACTGCGACGCGGGTGCGGGCCCCGCCATCTGCGTCACGCCCTCCCTCCAGAACCAGACCCGCTTCATCCGAGTGGTGCACCCTCCAGAGGCCCACATGTTGTTCGTCGGGTACCCGCCGCATCTCCAGCATTCCG TGAGTCTGACCAACTTTGTGCCCCGCTTCAGTTTCCTGCACTTGGACCTGCCCGTCTTCTTGGAGACATTCTGCAA GTATGTGTTTTCCCTGTCGGGCGCCTTGGCAGTGGTGAACTCGGTGCCGTGCTTCGCCCTGGACGGCCAGTGGATGCTCAACGCCTTGCTGGAGGCCACGCTGGCTAGCGTGGTGCCGGAGCGGCACAAGCGCGAGCTGGTGGGCTTCTTCCTGCTGTTGGCTGGCAGCGCCCTGCTGGCCGCCAACGTGGCACTTGGATTGTGGATGGTGACGGCGCGATAA